A section of the Methanoregula formicica SMSP genome encodes:
- a CDS encoding transglutaminase domain-containing protein codes for MKRIVLLILFVAILAAGCTSQKTSPSQGDALYAQAESQYALENYHAAADLYEKTSRQYRAEGNAAKAKEALNKASLSARMFVEFPYNQSVMAAMIDEAYPSASAGQKETWLSCKTGQCITSDGETLYFTDTVGNVRYHNSDLIRNATAGMGKTPFYDEMKPLTATPATEGAVYVNPVRWEGTETLRIPAGLLPKNGTFRLWVPLPVESPSQKDVTIISVEPAQYVKSQTGTDADMGLTYLEIPLESVKGDFLNITARFRYMQYEVRYTIDPAKVGTYNSSDPEYQKYTASGKNIVVSPEMKAKALSIVGNETNPYLQAEKLYWHVVSHPYSHVPHVWLSASGTPESVYMLRTGYGDCGTQSMYFAALCRSLGIPARAIGGYQLVPGYAGTHFWSEYYLPGYGWIPNDVTIAEGAEWSYEASDDDRHQYKDFYARNLDPYRYIIQKDVDVPLTPPAGNVVMFDMVVQSPKAVCDTCDTDPEFEMLENWKVVVKKV; via the coding sequence ATGAAACGCATTGTTCTTCTCATCCTGTTCGTCGCAATTCTTGCCGCCGGGTGCACATCCCAGAAAACATCCCCGTCGCAGGGGGATGCCCTCTATGCACAGGCAGAAAGCCAGTATGCACTGGAGAACTATCATGCTGCTGCTGACCTGTACGAGAAAACATCCCGACAGTACCGGGCAGAAGGCAATGCTGCAAAAGCAAAGGAAGCCCTGAACAAGGCCTCCCTTTCTGCGCGGATGTTCGTTGAGTTTCCGTACAACCAGTCGGTCATGGCAGCCATGATCGATGAAGCATATCCGTCAGCATCGGCCGGGCAGAAAGAAACATGGCTCTCCTGTAAAACGGGCCAGTGCATCACGAGTGACGGGGAAACCCTGTACTTCACCGATACCGTTGGCAATGTGAGGTACCATAATTCTGACCTGATACGAAATGCAACCGCGGGCATGGGCAAGACGCCATTTTATGACGAGATGAAGCCCCTTACAGCGACCCCTGCCACAGAGGGGGCAGTGTATGTCAACCCGGTCCGGTGGGAAGGCACAGAAACGCTCAGGATCCCCGCAGGATTGCTTCCGAAAAACGGAACCTTCCGGCTCTGGGTCCCCCTGCCCGTTGAGTCCCCCTCCCAGAAAGACGTGACCATTATCTCCGTTGAGCCGGCACAGTACGTGAAATCGCAGACCGGTACAGATGCAGATATGGGCCTTACATACCTTGAGATCCCCCTGGAGTCCGTGAAAGGCGATTTCCTCAATATTACCGCACGGTTCCGCTACATGCAGTATGAAGTGCGGTACACGATCGATCCGGCAAAGGTAGGAACGTACAACTCGAGCGATCCTGAATACCAGAAGTACACCGCATCCGGAAAGAACATCGTAGTCTCACCCGAGATGAAAGCAAAGGCGCTCTCGATTGTGGGGAACGAGACCAATCCCTACCTGCAGGCAGAGAAGTTGTACTGGCATGTTGTCTCGCATCCCTACAGCCATGTCCCCCATGTATGGCTCAGCGCCAGCGGGACACCTGAATCGGTCTATATGCTCAGGACCGGCTACGGTGACTGCGGTACGCAGAGCATGTACTTTGCCGCGCTCTGCCGTTCGCTCGGTATCCCGGCCCGGGCCATCGGCGGCTACCAGCTCGTCCCCGGCTATGCGGGAACTCACTTCTGGTCAGAGTATTACCTGCCAGGCTATGGCTGGATACCGAACGACGTGACGATAGCCGAGGGTGCGGAATGGTCGTACGAGGCATCGGACGATGACCGTCACCAGTACAAGGACTTCTATGCGAGAAACCTCGACCCATACCGCTACATCATCCAGAAAGATGTGGACGTCCCGCTTACCCCGCCCGCGGGCAATGTCGTCATGTTCGATATGGTCGTGCAGTCGCCCAAGGCAGTCTGCGACACCTGCGATACCGACCCGGAGTTCGAGATGCTCGAGAACTGGAAGGTAGTTGTGAAAAAGGTGTAA
- the lysS gene encoding lysine--tRNA ligase, which yields MTDSTENTAFDQTRLDKIVALREKGHCMFPPTFDRRNTVSEIKTKYAEITHDKSAESVSTAGRVHIVRNHGKTIFADLADESGKIQLYIRKNDLGEEQFELFNQFVERGDIIGVEGHVFRTKLGEITIWVDKFSLLCKAVCSLPEKFHGLKDVEKRYRQRYVDLIVNEENRQTFRNRSRIISLLRRYLDDHGFLEFETPILQPVYGGANARPFTTYHNFLNQKLYLRIAPELYLKRLIVGGFEQVFEISRNFRNEGVDADHNPEFTMVEIYWVYRDFRDMMELTENIVTYIIEKIHGKYELPFSDVTLNFTKPWRKLSMADAVKEIGGIDIFAHSVDELRKLAHEHRIEDPDKPQSQREYLIAFFEGLVEEKLIQPTFIYDYPVENSPLAKRHREKEGFTERFELFIAGMEVGNGFSELNDPVDQKERFEEQDKKRQLGDVEAQMIDYDFINAIGFGMPPAGGVGIGIDRLVMLLTNNNSIKEVILFPSMKTLKAGEEEEPEEEKPAAGN from the coding sequence ATGACCGACTCCACCGAGAATACCGCATTCGACCAGACACGGCTCGACAAGATCGTGGCCCTCCGTGAGAAAGGGCACTGCATGTTTCCCCCGACATTCGACCGCAGGAACACCGTCTCCGAGATCAAAACAAAGTACGCGGAGATCACCCATGACAAGAGCGCCGAGAGCGTCTCCACGGCCGGGCGTGTCCACATCGTGCGGAACCATGGGAAGACGATCTTTGCCGATCTTGCAGACGAGAGCGGCAAGATCCAGCTCTACATCCGTAAGAACGATCTCGGCGAGGAACAATTCGAGCTCTTCAACCAGTTTGTCGAGCGGGGGGACATCATCGGGGTCGAGGGTCACGTCTTCCGGACGAAACTGGGGGAGATCACCATCTGGGTGGACAAATTCAGTCTCCTCTGCAAAGCGGTCTGTTCCCTCCCCGAGAAGTTCCACGGGTTAAAGGACGTGGAGAAGCGCTACCGCCAGCGCTACGTTGACCTGATCGTGAACGAAGAGAACCGGCAGACATTCCGGAACCGGAGTCGGATCATCTCGCTCCTAAGGAGATACCTCGACGACCATGGGTTCCTCGAATTCGAGACTCCCATACTCCAGCCGGTTTACGGGGGCGCAAACGCCCGGCCGTTCACCACCTACCACAACTTCCTTAACCAGAAGCTCTACCTCAGGATCGCTCCCGAGCTCTACCTGAAGCGGCTAATCGTCGGCGGGTTCGAGCAGGTCTTCGAGATCTCCCGGAACTTCCGGAATGAGGGTGTGGACGCGGATCACAACCCAGAGTTCACCATGGTCGAGATCTACTGGGTGTACCGTGACTTCCGGGACATGATGGAGCTCACCGAGAACATTGTCACGTATATCATCGAAAAGATCCACGGGAAGTACGAGCTCCCGTTCAGCGACGTGACATTGAACTTCACAAAACCGTGGAGGAAACTTTCGATGGCGGATGCTGTAAAGGAGATCGGCGGCATCGACATCTTCGCCCACTCTGTTGACGAACTCAGGAAACTCGCCCATGAGCACAGGATCGAGGACCCGGACAAGCCGCAGTCCCAGCGTGAGTACCTCATCGCATTCTTTGAAGGGCTTGTCGAGGAGAAACTCATCCAGCCGACCTTCATCTACGACTACCCGGTCGAGAACTCACCGCTCGCCAAGCGCCACCGCGAGAAGGAGGGCTTCACCGAGCGCTTCGAGCTCTTCATTGCCGGCATGGAAGTGGGCAACGGCTTCTCGGAGCTGAACGACCCGGTGGACCAAAAGGAGCGGTTCGAGGAACAGGACAAAAAACGCCAGCTGGGCGATGTCGAGGCCCAGATGATCGACTACGACTTCATCAATGCGATCGGGTTCGGTATGCCCCCCGCCGGGGGTGTCGGCATCGGTATCGACCGGCTCGTGATGCTTCTCACCAACAATAATTCCATCAAGGAGGTCATCCTCTTCCCCTCGATGAAGACCCTGAAGGCAGGCGAAGAAGAAGAGCCGGAAGAAGAGAAACCGGCTGCCGGGAATTAA
- a CDS encoding dihydrolipoyl dehydrogenase family protein produces MIVVLGGGPAGRLAAIRLASAGREVTLVEKGGIGGQCLHYGCMPVCAMNDVARHIQAAGLFSKLGILGKVPDLDFEALLREMAKVQETITDVLDKETRDAGVEILYGQEGRFDGREVIVGSESLKSEAVILSTGSRPALPDIDGIRNEGVFTPHSLKAMKSLPGRLVIIGGGIMAAEFAYIFSRFGSRVTVLSRSGFLKNLDETIRKRAVRELAGVEIREGTDVLAVGGSPENLKIPLKNGGKESVLACDAVLVAAGLTPNSGMLEGIPKRPNGEVIVDEYMQTTISGIYAAGDVTGPPFLTPVARLQGIVAADNILGARRKMDYSAIPQALNLGYELAFCSDNNPRSKPLVIPGVAGPGTFWAVPASDTGFAKILVAPDGTLSGMATASPGGGLIAGYMALLMKRHFLVHDFSDFIEVHPSTDGVYGLAKYASGVLKKHEKH; encoded by the coding sequence ATGATCGTGGTTCTTGGCGGTGGCCCCGCAGGACGGCTTGCCGCGATCCGACTTGCATCTGCCGGCAGGGAGGTCACGCTCGTCGAGAAAGGTGGTATCGGCGGGCAGTGCCTCCATTACGGGTGCATGCCGGTCTGTGCCATGAACGACGTTGCACGGCATATCCAAGCCGCGGGTTTGTTCAGCAAGCTCGGGATCCTCGGAAAGGTGCCGGATCTTGACTTTGAGGCGCTCCTGCGCGAGATGGCAAAGGTGCAGGAAACCATCACGGATGTCCTTGACAAGGAGACACGGGATGCCGGTGTGGAAATTCTCTACGGGCAGGAAGGGAGATTTGATGGTAGGGAGGTTATTGTTGGCAGCGAGAGCCTGAAAAGCGAAGCCGTCATCCTTTCCACCGGATCACGCCCGGCACTGCCGGACATCGATGGTATAAGGAATGAAGGCGTTTTCACTCCGCATTCCCTTAAGGCTATGAAATCTCTGCCAGGGAGGCTTGTCATCATTGGCGGGGGGATCATGGCAGCGGAATTCGCCTACATCTTCTCCCGGTTCGGGAGCAGGGTCACGGTTCTTTCCCGGAGCGGTTTTTTGAAAAATCTCGATGAGACCATCCGGAAACGGGCGGTGCGCGAGCTTGCCGGTGTGGAGATCCGGGAGGGCACCGATGTCCTTGCTGTCGGAGGTTCACCAGAAAACCTCAAGATCCCTCTGAAAAATGGCGGAAAAGAGAGTGTTCTTGCCTGCGATGCGGTCCTCGTAGCAGCAGGACTCACGCCCAATTCTGGGATGCTTGAAGGGATTCCAAAACGACCCAACGGCGAGGTGATCGTGGATGAGTACATGCAGACAACCATTTCTGGTATCTATGCCGCAGGCGATGTCACCGGCCCGCCGTTCCTGACCCCTGTTGCCCGGTTGCAGGGGATCGTGGCAGCGGACAATATCCTCGGGGCGCGGAGGAAGATGGATTACTCAGCCATCCCCCAGGCCCTCAACCTCGGGTATGAACTTGCGTTCTGCTCCGATAACAATCCCCGGTCAAAACCGCTTGTCATCCCGGGCGTAGCAGGGCCCGGAACATTCTGGGCTGTCCCGGCCTCAGATACCGGCTTTGCAAAGATCCTTGTTGCACCGGATGGCACCCTCAGCGGCATGGCCACGGCCTCGCCCGGGGGTGGGCTGATTGCCGGCTATATGGCACTTTTGATGAAGCGCCACTTTTTGGTTCACGACTTTTCCGACTTCATCGAGGTCCACCCGTCCACCGACGGGGTCTACGGACTGGCAAAGTATGCCTCCGGAGTCCTGAAGAAACACGAAAAACACTGA